The Oncorhynchus tshawytscha isolate Ot180627B linkage group LG08, Otsh_v2.0, whole genome shotgun sequence genome window below encodes:
- the LOC112256850 gene encoding hepatocyte nuclear factor 3-alpha, producing MLGTVKMEGHETPDWSSYYNDAQEVYSPMANSGMNAGLGSMNSMNSYMSMSTSGNMTSGSFNMSYANPGLGAGISPGTMAGMPPSTSMNGMCGGVSSMGTALSPSNMGAMSAQQASMNALNPYASMSPTMSQMSYNQPNLNRARDNKSFRRSYPHAKPPYSYISLITMAIQQAPSKMLTLSEIYQWIMDLFPYYRQNQQRWQNSIRHSLSFNDCFIKVSRSPDKPGKGSYWALHPDSGNMFENGCYLRRQKRFKCENRKLSSSKGDGRKDQTGSGSPSSDNSKTGHVDPNSLSTCNQSSSPHIMDRRSSSSASELKSSGPPLHPVASSVTSLSSLPLPPHSMAHESQLHLKGDPHYSFNHPFSINNLMSSSEQQHKLDLKAYEQALQYSSYGSSMSSSLPLGSASMVGRAMDPSAIEASYYQGVYSRPVLNTS from the exons ATGTTGGGAACAGTGAAAATGGAAGGTCACGAAACACCAGATTGGAGCAGCTATTACAATGACGCACAAGAG GTATATTCACCCATGGCAAACAGCGGCATGAATGCAGGACTGGGTTCCATGAATAGTATGAACAGTTACATGAGTATGTCTACCAGTGGAAATATGACCTCCGGTTCTTTCAACATGTCCTACGCGAACCCCGGCCTGGGAGCCGGAATAAGCCCGGGTACAATGGCAGGGATGCCTCCGAGCACGTCCATGAATGGAATGTGCGGCGGGGTATCGTCAATGGGCACTGCCCTTAGCCCCTCGAACATGGGCGCAATGTCGGCTCAGCAGGCTTCCATGAACGCTCTGAATCCATACGCCAGCATGAGCCCTACAATGAGCCAAATGTCCTATAACCAGCCCAACCTGAACCGAGCAAGGGACAACAAGTCGTTCAGGAGAAGCTACCCGCACGCAAAGCCTCCGTATTCATACATATCCCTGATAACCATGGCCATTCAGCAAGCACCAAGCAAGATGCTCACGCTTAGCGAAATCTACCAATGGATAATGGACCTATTTCCATATTACAGACAGAACCAACAGAGGTGGCAGAACTCTATTCGCCATTCCTTGTCTTTTAATGATTGCTTCATCAAAGTGTCTAGATCACCGGATAAGCCAGGCAAAGGCTCATACTGGGCCCTGCACCCAGATTCTGGAAATATGTTCGAGAACGGTTGTTATCTCCGCAGACAAAAGCGCTTTAAATGCGAAAATAGAAAGCTATCTTCAAGTAAAGGAGACGGAAGGAAAGACCAGACTGGTTCTGGGTCACCTTCGAGCGACAACAGCAAGACTGGACATGTGGACCCCAACTCCCTCTCCACCTGCAACCAGTCCTCCAGCCCTCACATCATGGACCGCAGGAGCAGTAGCAGCGCCTCTGAACTAAAGAGCAGCGGGCCACCTCTCCACCCTGTGGCCAGCTCCGTCacgtccctgtcctctctccctttaCCTCCGCACTCGATGGCGCACGAGTCCCAGCTGCACCTAAAAGGGGATCCCCATTACTCATTCAACCACCCCTTTTCAATAAATAATTTAATGTCATCTTCAGAGCAACAGCACAAACTGGACTTGAAAGCCTACGAGCAAGCTTTGCAATACTCCTCCTACGGCTCAAGTATGTCCTCCAGTCTACCCCTCGGCAGCGCGTCTATGGTAGGCAGAGCCATGGACCCATCCGCAATAGAGGCGTCATACTATCAAGGTGTGTATTCCAGACCGGTCCTCAACACTTCTTAG